In Sphingobium sp. B2D3C, a genomic segment contains:
- a CDS encoding ketopantoate reductase family protein: MQSILVIGAGSMGCLFAARIAESGANVLLIDVDKTRIEAIDRDGIHLTDDNGTRTISLRAGLAADAQPPIDLALLFTKGMHSRSAIQSIAHLAASGTYVLTLQNGLGNPEIVAESFPQDQILKGIAALPADLHGLNGVESHGTGHVELGAMTPAGAQSAQAATALLARAGFDARYSTDIDVAIWEKVAFNAALNPLGAVTGQPNAGVDNAPGRRIIAAIVDEVVATAKAHGVTVDHARITASIDHALAEHRGHKASMLQDMIAGRASEIDFINGAICDRAQAVGVPAPSNQTMADLVRVMELARR, encoded by the coding sequence GTGCAGTCCATTTTGGTGATCGGCGCGGGCTCGATGGGCTGCCTGTTCGCGGCACGTATTGCCGAGAGCGGCGCGAACGTCCTGCTCATCGATGTCGACAAGACCCGCATCGAAGCGATCGACCGGGACGGCATCCACCTCACCGACGACAATGGCACACGCACCATCTCGCTGCGGGCTGGGCTTGCGGCCGATGCCCAGCCGCCCATCGACCTCGCTCTGCTCTTCACCAAGGGGATGCACAGCCGCTCGGCGATCCAGTCGATCGCACATCTCGCGGCCAGCGGCACCTATGTGCTCACGCTCCAGAATGGCCTCGGCAATCCGGAGATTGTGGCGGAAAGTTTTCCTCAGGACCAGATCCTCAAGGGGATTGCCGCACTTCCCGCCGACCTCCATGGCCTCAATGGTGTGGAATCCCACGGCACCGGCCATGTCGAGTTGGGCGCGATGACGCCGGCCGGCGCGCAGTCGGCGCAAGCCGCGACCGCCCTGCTCGCCCGCGCCGGTTTCGACGCGCGCTACAGCACGGACATCGATGTCGCGATCTGGGAAAAGGTCGCCTTCAACGCCGCACTCAACCCGCTCGGCGCGGTCACCGGCCAGCCCAACGCCGGCGTGGACAACGCACCGGGCCGCCGCATCATTGCAGCGATCGTCGACGAGGTGGTGGCCACGGCCAAGGCCCATGGGGTGACGGTCGACCATGCGCGCATCACCGCCAGCATCGACCATGCCCTGGCCGAACATCGTGGCCACAAGGCTTCCATGCTGCAGGACATGATTGCCGGCCGTGCCAGCGAGATCGACTTCATCAACGGCGCCATCTGCGACCGCGCCCAAGCGGTCGGCGTCCCCGCGCCCAGCAATCAGACGATGGCCGATCTTGTCCGGGTGATGGAGCTGGCCCGGCGATAA
- a CDS encoding SDR family oxidoreductase, protein MKNFAGKVAFVTGGASGIGLGMARTFLAEGMKLVIADYNQDHLDAARELMTGNNATHFIKVDVTDRAALRAAAQEALDMFGRIHLLANNAGVGGGGAADDPDFEDWDRTLGINLGGVVNGCKIIVPIIKAQGEGGHVINTASMAGMVPLPGAGAYAASKYAVRGYTQTLRLDLAPHGIGVSCLYPGAVQSALMPVPEDDSSAPPGEEGVFVKRFWAAMRAAMDPLEMGRLVVEAIRENRPHVLTHSEFLPEMRAMHQDLETAFVTGLPVPEARSSFERFRHETVARLMAMDVID, encoded by the coding sequence ATGAAAAATTTTGCGGGCAAGGTGGCTTTCGTGACGGGCGGGGCAAGTGGCATTGGCCTCGGCATGGCGCGCACGTTCCTCGCCGAAGGCATGAAGCTCGTCATCGCCGATTACAATCAGGACCATCTCGATGCCGCCCGCGAGCTCATGACGGGCAACAATGCCACGCACTTCATCAAGGTGGACGTGACCGACCGGGCCGCCCTGCGCGCAGCGGCGCAGGAGGCGCTGGATATGTTCGGCAGGATCCACCTGCTGGCCAACAATGCCGGCGTCGGCGGCGGCGGTGCGGCGGATGATCCCGACTTTGAGGATTGGGACCGGACCCTCGGGATTAATCTGGGCGGGGTGGTCAACGGCTGCAAGATCATCGTGCCGATCATCAAGGCGCAGGGCGAAGGCGGCCATGTCATCAACACAGCCTCCATGGCCGGCATGGTGCCGCTGCCCGGCGCCGGCGCCTATGCCGCGAGCAAATATGCCGTGCGCGGCTACACCCAGACGCTCCGGCTCGATTTGGCGCCGCATGGCATTGGCGTGTCCTGCCTCTATCCGGGCGCGGTGCAGAGCGCGCTGATGCCGGTGCCGGAAGATGACAGCAGTGCCCCGCCGGGCGAGGAGGGCGTGTTCGTCAAGCGTTTCTGGGCCGCGATGCGCGCGGCGATGGACCCTCTGGAAATGGGCCGGCTGGTGGTCGAGGCGATCCGCGAGAACCGCCCCCACGTCCTTACGCACAGCGAATTCCTGCCCGAAATGCGCGCGATGCATCAGGATCTGGAAACCGCGTTCGTGACCGGTCTGCCGGTGCCCGAGGCACGGAGCAGTTTCGAGCGCTTCCGGCACGAGACGGTCGCGCGTCTGATGGCGATGGACGTGATCGACTGA
- a CDS encoding SRPBCC domain-containing protein, with protein sequence MTSEMITVEALVEAPIDHVWRCYTTPDDIIQWNAASDDWHTTVASVDLREGGAFSSRMEAKDGSVGFDFAGTYTRIEPQRLIEYAFGERTARVTFASAASGTHVQVQFEPEDEHSRDLQRDGWQAILDNFARHAKQAHQAG encoded by the coding sequence ATGACCAGCGAAATGATCACCGTCGAAGCGCTTGTGGAAGCGCCCATCGATCATGTGTGGCGGTGCTACACGACGCCTGACGACATCATACAGTGGAATGCCGCATCCGATGACTGGCATACGACGGTAGCCAGCGTCGACCTTCGCGAAGGCGGCGCATTCTCCTCGCGCATGGAAGCCAAGGATGGCAGCGTGGGCTTCGATTTCGCAGGCACCTACACCCGCATCGAACCGCAGCGCCTGATTGAATATGCGTTCGGGGAGCGCACCGCCCGCGTGACATTCGCGTCCGCAGCGAGTGGCACCCATGTTCAGGTGCAGTTCGAGCCGGAGGACGAACATAGCCGCGATTTGCAGCGCGACGGATGGCAAGCGATCCTCGACAATTTCGCGCGCCACGCCAAACAGGCGCATCAGGCAGGCTGA
- a CDS encoding aldehyde dehydrogenase yields MENFNKTIKGIKDRGAAQLFIDGEWRKSSGTNELSVVTPHDEETVLTYFEPTTADVDIAVAAARKAFDTGPWPRMAPAERGVYLKKVSDILMARMPELAEAWTGQVGAVIGFSSKASYQVPGLFKFYGELCDSYKFVDERIGSMGGNKVRVVKEPVGVVAAVTPWNAPLVLLVYKVAAALAAGCTMVCKPSPETPIDAHILAEAIKEAGIPAGVFNMLPAGREVGDHLIRHPGIDKISFTGSTAAGKHIAGVASERLARVSLELGGKSAAMILDDADMDHVLKSLVPYSMPITGQVCFSLTRVLVPKSRKSEIIDAYTSAVSKVKVGDPFEADTGMGPLTMQRQLERVQGYIAKGKAEGAKLALGGGRPADLNRGFFIEPTVFTDVDPSMTIFQEEIFGPVVSFVDYDNEADMIAKANDTVYGLHGAIYTQDAERGFAVSREYRAGSVTINGMMVDIHMPFGGFKQSGLGRDGGVEGLENYTETKAVYFA; encoded by the coding sequence ATGGAAAATTTCAACAAGACGATCAAAGGCATAAAGGATCGCGGCGCGGCACAGCTGTTCATCGACGGTGAATGGCGCAAGAGCAGCGGCACCAACGAGCTGTCAGTGGTGACCCCGCATGACGAGGAAACCGTCCTCACCTATTTCGAGCCGACCACGGCGGACGTGGACATCGCTGTCGCCGCCGCGCGCAAGGCTTTCGACACCGGCCCGTGGCCGCGTATGGCGCCCGCCGAGCGCGGCGTGTACCTCAAGAAGGTCTCCGACATTCTGATGGCGCGCATGCCCGAGCTGGCCGAGGCTTGGACGGGCCAGGTCGGCGCCGTGATCGGCTTCTCCAGCAAGGCCAGCTATCAGGTGCCCGGCCTGTTCAAATTCTATGGCGAGCTGTGCGACAGCTACAAGTTCGTCGATGAGCGCATTGGCTCGATGGGCGGCAACAAGGTGCGCGTTGTGAAGGAGCCGGTTGGCGTCGTCGCGGCGGTCACCCCGTGGAACGCGCCGCTGGTGCTGCTGGTCTACAAGGTCGCAGCCGCGCTGGCCGCAGGCTGCACCATGGTCTGCAAGCCTTCGCCGGAAACGCCCATCGACGCGCACATCCTTGCTGAAGCGATCAAGGAAGCGGGCATCCCCGCCGGCGTGTTCAACATGCTGCCGGCCGGACGCGAGGTGGGCGACCACCTCATCCGTCATCCGGGCATCGACAAGATCAGCTTCACCGGCTCGACCGCGGCGGGCAAGCACATTGCCGGCGTCGCATCCGAGCGTCTCGCCCGCGTCAGCCTGGAGCTGGGCGGAAAGTCGGCGGCGATGATCCTCGACGATGCCGATATGGACCATGTGCTCAAGAGCCTCGTGCCCTATTCCATGCCGATCACCGGGCAGGTCTGCTTCTCGCTGACCCGCGTGCTTGTGCCCAAGAGCCGCAAGAGCGAGATCATCGACGCCTATACGAGCGCCGTTTCCAAGGTGAAGGTCGGCGATCCGTTCGAGGCCGATACCGGCATGGGCCCGCTCACCATGCAGCGCCAGCTTGAGCGCGTGCAGGGCTATATCGCCAAGGGCAAGGCCGAGGGCGCCAAGCTTGCGCTCGGCGGCGGTCGCCCGGCCGACCTCAACCGTGGCTTCTTCATCGAGCCGACGGTGTTCACCGATGTCGATCCGAGCATGACGATCTTCCAGGAAGAGATTTTCGGTCCGGTCGTCTCGTTCGTCGATTATGACAATGAGGCGGACATGATCGCCAAGGCCAACGACACCGTCTACGGTCTGCACGGCGCAATCTACACGCAGGATGCGGAGCGCGGCTTTGCCGTCTCGCGCGAATATCGCGCCGGTTCGGTGACGATCAACGGCATGATGGTGGACATCCACATGCCCTTCGGTGGCTTCAAGCAGTCCGGCCTCGGTCGGGATGGCGGCGTCGAGGGTCTGGAAAACTACACCGAGACGAAGGCGGTTTACTTCGCCTGA
- a CDS encoding PEPxxWA-CTERM sorting domain-containing protein, whose amino-acid sequence MLKPVLAAALAALSLPAHAITPFEISGTADVYRIDQVAQTTTYLGKTTFFASGDLAVGGNGGGTMPGDFTYSALFGHVTRWDIGFSFGPETVDPFDGLFHPTQGTGVFMSGYEVFDRAELTITSARMWQDESWPAEPFPDIRFGSFVPEPASWAMMMGGLALVGAMIRRREMSLSLARA is encoded by the coding sequence ATGTTGAAGCCTGTGCTCGCGGCCGCTCTGGCCGCCCTGTCTCTCCCCGCTCATGCCATCACCCCATTCGAGATCAGCGGCACCGCCGATGTGTACCGGATCGATCAGGTCGCGCAGACCACGACCTATCTGGGCAAGACGACGTTTTTCGCCAGCGGCGATCTCGCGGTGGGCGGCAATGGCGGTGGCACCATGCCCGGCGATTTCACCTATTCCGCCCTGTTTGGCCATGTGACGCGCTGGGACATCGGCTTTTCGTTCGGGCCGGAGACGGTTGATCCCTTCGATGGGCTGTTTCACCCCACGCAGGGCACCGGCGTTTTCATGTCCGGCTACGAGGTGTTTGACCGCGCCGAACTCACGATCACCAGCGCGCGCATGTGGCAGGATGAGAGTTGGCCGGCCGAACCCTTCCCAGATATCCGCTTCGGCTCCTTCGTCCCAGAGCCGGCGAGCTGGGCCATGATGATGGGAGGCCTCGCGTTGGTGGGTGCGATGATTAGGCGGCGGGAGATGTCGTTGAGCTTGGCGCGGGCCTGA